From the genome of Lysinibacter sp. HNR:
CATGTCGAGCCCTAACCCACATCAAGAAGTTCTCATAGTCACCGGTATGTCGGGTGCGGGACGCTCAACGGTTGCTAATGCCCTTGAAGATCTCGGGTGGTATGTGGTAGACAATCTACCTCCTCAAATGCTTCGTCCGCTGGCAGAGTTGGCCGACAAAGCGAGTGATACCTTGCCAAAGATTGCGGCGGTTGTTGACGTTCGCGGGGGAGATCTTTTCCAAGATATCCAACACGTCATTAAAGATCTGCGTATGGGATCACAGGTGCGTGTGGTCTTTCTTGAGGCGACCGATGACGTGCTCGTACGACGCTTTGAGGCGGTGCGCCGTCCCCACCCGCTGCAGGGTGAGGGAACGCTACTTGATGGAATAGCCGAGGAGCGGAATCGGTTACGTGAGCTGCGGGCCTCGAGTGACGTGGTGATCGATACCTCTCGTTTAAATATTCACCAATTAGCAACTGCCACCCACGATATTTTTGCCACAAACGATGACCCTGCGCTTCAGCTTACGGTTATGAGCTTTGGTTTTAAATATGGAATTCCCACCGATGTGGATTTAGTCGCGGACATGAGGTTTCTCCCTAACCCCTATTGGGTGCCTGAGCTGCGCAGCCTAACAGGAGCAAACGAAGAGGTCAAAGAGTTCGTTCTTTCGCGAGAGGGGGCAGCGGAATTTATCGAAAAATACTCTGAGGCGTTAGTGCCTGTTTTTGCTGGCTACCAACGAGAAAATAAACGACACGCTACAGTAGCTGTTGGCTGTACAGGCGGAAAGCACCGATCAGTTGCGGTCGCCCGCGAACTCGCAAACAGGTTTCAGAGCCTGCCCGGTGTTGTTGTTCATGTAAAACATCGCGATTTAGGTAGGGAATAAACATCTGCTTATATTGTGAGATAGCTTTCATTCTTATAAGGAGTAACAAGGTTGGCGCTAACTGCCGAGGTTAAAGACGAGCTTGCTCGTGTTATGGTGAGCCGCACCAGTGTACGAATCGCTGAAGTCTCAACGATCCTGCGTTTTTCGGGCGGGCTACATACTATATCGGGGCGTATTGCTCTGGAGTCGGAGTTAGACACCCCGATTATCGTTCGCCGCGTCCGTCGTGATCTTGCAGAAATTTACGGTGTGCGCAGCCTGGCTAGTGCCCAGGCTCGGGGAACCGCCCGTAAGGGGGCCCCGGGGTACCTCGTTCGAGTGTTAGAGGGTGGGGAAACCCTCGCGCGTCAAACCGGACTTTTAGATGCCCGCCGTCGCCCTATTCGAGGCCTACCTAATCGTCTTACCACGGGAACCTCCGATGAACTGGCTGCGATTTGGCGTGGTGCCTTTATCGCGCAGGGCACACTCACCGATCCCGGTCGTTCCTCGAGCCTTGAGATTAACTGCCCCACCAACGAGAGCGCGATGGCTCTTGTGGGTGCTGCAGGACGCCTAGGCATACCCGCAAAAAGTCGTGAGGTTCGGGGGGTGCACAAGGTTGTTGTGCGCGAGGGCGAGGCGATTGCCCAGATGCTTTCTCTTATGGGAGCAGCAAACACGGTTCGCTCCTGGGAAGCTATGCGTCAGCGGCGAGAAGTCAGAGCAACGGCCAATCGCCTCGTTAACTTTGATGATGCGAATCTGCGGCGTTCGGCGCAGGCAGCGGTTGCTGCCTGCGCTCGGGTTGAGCGAGCGCTAGAGATTCTCGGAGATGCTGTTCCCGCCCATTTACAGTATGCTGGTCAGTTAAGGCTAACCCACAGGGAGGCTAGCCTCGACGAGCTAGGCGCACACGCTGACCCTCCCATGACAAAGGACGCTGTGGCCGGGCGGATCCGTCGATTGCTCGCAATGGCAGATAAAGAGGCTGATCAACGGGGAATCCCCGGGACCGAGGCCAACCTACCTGCTGATTTTGATGATATGTAGGTAGAATTATACTTTCACGTTCGGAATTTCCAAACGCGTAATTTCACATCAAGGAGATGAGCACTTTGGCTACGTATACGCTTGGCGATCTGCCCTATGACTATTCGGCACTTGAGCCACACATCAGCGGAAAAATCATGGAACTTCACCATGATAAG
Proteins encoded in this window:
- the rapZ gene encoding RNase adapter RapZ, giving the protein MSSPNPHQEVLIVTGMSGAGRSTVANALEDLGWYVVDNLPPQMLRPLAELADKASDTLPKIAAVVDVRGGDLFQDIQHVIKDLRMGSQVRVVFLEATDDVLVRRFEAVRRPHPLQGEGTLLDGIAEERNRLRELRASSDVVIDTSRLNIHQLATATHDIFATNDDPALQLTVMSFGFKYGIPTDVDLVADMRFLPNPYWVPELRSLTGANEEVKEFVLSREGAAEFIEKYSEALVPVFAGYQRENKRHATVAVGCTGGKHRSVAVARELANRFQSLPGVVVHVKHRDLGRE
- the whiA gene encoding DNA-binding protein WhiA; this translates as MALTAEVKDELARVMVSRTSVRIAEVSTILRFSGGLHTISGRIALESELDTPIIVRRVRRDLAEIYGVRSLASAQARGTARKGAPGYLVRVLEGGETLARQTGLLDARRRPIRGLPNRLTTGTSDELAAIWRGAFIAQGTLTDPGRSSSLEINCPTNESAMALVGAAGRLGIPAKSREVRGVHKVVVREGEAIAQMLSLMGAANTVRSWEAMRQRREVRATANRLVNFDDANLRRSAQAAVAACARVERALEILGDAVPAHLQYAGQLRLTHREASLDELGAHADPPMTKDAVAGRIRRLLAMADKEADQRGIPGTEANLPADFDDM